The Primulina huaijiensis isolate GDHJ02 chromosome 9, ASM1229523v2, whole genome shotgun sequence genomic interval aaaagaacCAAGACTTACTTgtcctctcatgtattattttcaaaattaaacttCTTTACCATATACACTGAGATAAGAAACGATACAAGGTGTTGCTAAGTGTTATTGAAGAGATCTACGTCAGAAACCATTTGTTGCGACTGTGTAGTTAGGTTGTGagaatcaatatgtaaaacccGACGAATACAACCCGACGACATTCTCGTCAAAAAAGTAAAATGTTTAACTTATTATACGAAAGCAATATGaactatgtatatatatttctcACAAACTTGATAAGTATAACACCACCACATACAAAAAAAGGACTAAAAGATGATTTtgcaaaatttgaaataaaatagagaatTTAAACTAATTTTTGATAGATAAAATAGCGAAGTCTAAATGAAACAAAGGTTTTGCCCATAAAACATCTTTATTTCTTAACACAAAATTATTGTgtgcgtatatatatatatatatatatatatatatatatataaaNNNNNNNNNNNNNNNNNNNNNNNNNNNNNNNNNNNNNNNNNNNNNNNNNNNNNNNNNNNNNNNNNNNNNNNNNNNNNNNNNNNNNNNNNNNNNNNNNNNNNNNNNNNNNNNNNNNNNNNNNNNNNNNNNNNNNNNNNNNNNNNNNNNNNNNNNNNNNNNNNNNNNNNNNNNNNNNNNNNNNNNNNNNNNNNNNNNNNNNNNNNNNNNNNNNNNNNNNNNNNNNNNNNNNNNNNNNNNNNNNNNNNNNNNNNNNNNNNNNNNNNNNNNNNNNNNNNNNNNNNNNNNNNNNNNNNNNNNNNNNNNNNNNNNNNNNNNNNNNNNNNNNNNNNNNNNNNNNNNNNNNNNNNNNNNNNNNNNNNNNNNNNNNNNNNNNNNNNNNNNNNNNNNNNNNNNNNNNNNNNNNNNNNNNNNNNNNNNNNNNNNNNNNNNNNNNNNNNNNNNNNNNNNNNNNNNNNNNNNNNNNNNNNNNNNNNNNNNNNNNNNNNNNNNNNNNNNNNNNNNNNNNNNNNNNNNNNNNNNNNNNNNNNNNNNNNNNNNNNNNNNNNNNNNNNNNNNNNNNNNNNNNNNNNNNNNNNNNNNNNNNNNNNNNNNNNNNNNNNNNNNNNNNNNNNNNNNNNNNNNNNNNNNNNNNNNNNNNNNNNNNNNNNNNNNNNNNNNNNNNNNNNNNNNNNNNNNNNNNNNNNNNNNNNNNNNNNNNNNNNNNNNNNNNNNNNNNNNNNNNNNNNNNNNNNNNNNNNNNNNNNNNNNNNNNNNNNNNNNNNNNNNNNNNNNNNNNNNNNNNNNNNNNNNNNNNNNNNNNNNNNNNNNNNNNNNNNNNNNNNNNNNNNNNNNNNNNNNNNNNNNNNNNtatatatatatatatatatatatatatatataaatctataaagGGCATTTCCGTCAAATCGTGGCATAAAATTTATTGCTGTCTCATTGGCGGAAAATATTCATAACCCCACTGCTTTGCTCATCTTCTCCCCTAAAAATTCTATCCCCAATCAGCCCCCGCCTCCCAGATCTCCTCCGCCACACCCTCCCTGTTAATTCTGAAAAATTCCAAGGGAATTTCTCGGTCTATTGGCGTAATTCGCTTGTATATATCAAATCTCCAATTCTCCATTTGTCAAAGCTTCGCACATGGCAGAGAATCGTTTACATTTTTTTGGACGAATTTCTCtgttgaattgttgattttaATTGTATATTGCGCTGTATCATGACGTCATTGTCCACGTGGCCCGATAATTCAGCCTCCCTCACCGCACAATCGTCGTCAAATTTTCAGCCGCCGCAGAGACAGGTGACGCCCCCAGATGGTCATTCCCAGCAATCGAATTCGAGACAAAGGTTCGAACTTTATGCCCTGATTTCACAACAATTTGGCATAATTCCTGTACGCATAGATGCGGAGTTTGTTATATAAAGTCATTATTTTCTGTGCTGAATTTTGttctaattttataatttcattcTCGAATTGAGGTAGGCTCAATGTTGAGTGGCTGGTGTCGAGTTACGTGCACGTGTTCATAATTTTTAAGTACCTTATGCTGGATtcctttttaaagaaaaaaatgtagTAAAATAGGCTCGCGTTAGCTTATGTTTAAACCACCCTTCACAAGTTAACTGTGATAGTTTGTTGAAATAGAATAGAGATTTAGGTCAGATGTTCAAAGTTACTTTCATTTGCTTCTTGATtagattttaataaataatatatatcacGTGAGAGATGtttgttaattttaattttataaatggaATGATGCTAATGTTGCATGAACATAAACACTGTGCGCTGAAATTCAAATTAACCTGCATTAATTTGGCGCCCGGCAATTAATGATAGGTTTGTAAAATGAAATAGTTATTGGTTTTAGATTTTTGGATGACGACTTTTTATGCATCTCGTTTCAGATTATGGTTTTCCTTTTTTCCATTTTTAGTTGCtctttattttattagttataggGACAATCGCTTTAAATGCTACAATTTTATGTAGTTTTCGAAGGTGTCAGAACACGAATTAGCTGTATTTGATCAGTGATACACTGATATTACTTTCTACACGTGGTATATTTGGAGTTGGGTCTTatgtgaaaatttttatttatgttttgatttgaaaacaaaatgTGACTACCGTCTTACAGTTGTCCTTATTTTAATGCACACAGTTCTTGTTTTTTCACCAATTTGGCCTTTCCTAAAATGTGATTGTCTTACATTACATAGATTTTGTTTATATAATCTGTTTTTATTCAGCTACCTTGTCTCTGATtagattaaatattaattttctggATGAGCTATTCTGGGTTTTTATTTGGGATTTCTTTAGTCAAAATCTTATTACTGCTATTTTGTGATAACTATATGGTTACGAATTCTTATATTCTGTACAAAATAGAACAAATATTGTAAGACTTTGTGGCATGTGCTTGAATGGGAATGCTCATTGTATTTGACATGCTATGTTCATTTGCAGTAATGTATATAACTTATTAGCTCGAAGGGAGGTATCTCCTCGAACAAAAAGGACTCCAAAAAGATTATGGGGCAAGGCATCAAGTCATACTGATTTCTCGGGAATCCAATGTGAAATAGCTAAAGATGCGAAACAGGAGCTTTTTTCATGGTATtatcttcttttgttttgttttgttttgttttctctttGCTGTATCAGTGATTATCTTGTTTTAAAATCATTATCTGAACCCCAGGGCTGAGGCAGAGTCATTGTTACGTTTATCAGCCAGGTATTGCCCTCTACTACCTCCACCTAGGTCTACCATTGCAGCAGCCTTCAGTGCCGATGGAAAGACACTTGCTTCTACCCAGTTAGTTTCTCCATTTCATTTTTTCTCTCTGTCTCTATTGCATATGTTTGTTTCCAAATTTAACCGTATTTTTTAATGTCGCCGTTGCTTTTAATGTTGGCAGTGGAGATCATACAGTCAAGATAATCGACTATCAAACTGGAAAATGCTTAAAGGTGTTGAGTGGTCATCGGAGGACACCTTGGGTGGTAAGTATACTGTTGTGAAATATGATCCAATAATGTTTGTGGAATAATGTTGTGGTTCTTTACTGAATAAAGTTATCGATGGAAGGGTGGAATGAAGTTCGAACTTTTATATTGACCTGTGCTTGGTGGTAGAAGtagattattattatcatcatcgtTATTATTTAAGAGAATGGTTCATATTTTGAGCTATTCTTTGGCTCTAACTTGAACCAATGTTCGTCATTAATTTCTACAGGTGAGATTCCATCCACTCCATCCAGAAGTTCTTGCAAGTGGAAGTTTGGATCATGAAGTTCGATTATGggatgcaaaatctgcagattGTATTGGATCGCGCGACTTTTGTAATCCATAACCTTCATAATAAAGAATAGTATTTTTCTATTTTGTTAATTTGAACACCGCTAATATAGCTTGTAAAATGTCCCTTCATTCAGATCGCCCAATAGCTTCAATTGCCTTTCATGCCCAAGGGGAAATTTTGGCTGTAGCTTCAGGCCGCAAGGTTAGAATTTCAGATTGTAGCAATTGCCCTCGGGTCTAGGCTTGAATGGCTATGATATGTTGACTTTGTTTTTGGGGCAGCTCTATATATGGCACTACGATAGGAGAGGGGAGGCTTCCTCGCCAAGGATTATACTGAGGACATGCCGTTCACTCCGTGCTGTGCACTTCCACCCACATGCTGCGCCATTTCTTCTTACTGCTGAGGTATTGATTCTGCCATTCTGGCATGCCTAgaaattttattatgattttcataagTCATATGATGTTGCTCTTTACAGGTCAATGATCTTGACTCATCAGACCCTTCAATGACGCTTGCAACTTCCCCTGGATACTTGCGCTACCCCCCTCCTACTATATATTTGGCAGATACTCACTCTTCTTATAGATCAAATTATGGAAATGAACCACCAATTATGTCTATACCATTTTTGCTTTGGCCTTCGATTGGTCGACGTGACGGAATGTCACCTTCACAGCAGAATAATGGGGATGCAAACCCTAATGCTTCACAACATATGGTGGATTCTTCTGCCTCTGTGCGGCTTCTCACCTTTTCAACTCCTTCTGGACGGTATGAACTTGTATTGTCTCCGATCGAATCGAGTAGTTCTCCTGTGCGACAAGATGTGCAAAATAATTCCTTAACAAGGGAAATGGATGATGCTGTTTCTCAGCCTGCAGTGGATGCAATGGAGTCAGATATGCAGACCGAAGAGACAAGCAATCCTTCTTTTCCAATTGGTGACTCAGCATATTGGGAGATTCCATTTTTGCAAGGCTGGTTTATTGGTCAAACTCAAGCTGGCCAACCTGCGTTGCTCCCACAAAATGGAGGGGCTAGTGAAGGTTTGTCTTCTTATAGTGCAATGGGGAACCCATCATCGATTGTTCCTCTGGTAATTCCAAACAATGTTGGCACATCAAGGGTTTCTAGTAGATCAGGTTCACGCCACCGGTCCTCACGGTCTCGCACGATACCAACAGTTGGATCTAGTGATGTTGCTGCTTTTAACGGTATTCCATCAGACCAGAGCAATTCACAACCTTTTATGAATCAAGTGCAATCCGAGGTAGCCATATCTCTAGCTGCAGCTGCAGCTGCCGAATTACCTTGCACAGTGAAACTTAGAATATGGTCTCATGATGTGAAAAATCCTTGCGCTCCTCTTGATACAAAACAATGTCTCTTAACGATTCACCATGCTGTACTTTGTAGGTACGCATCACTTTACTAGCGGTATCTATAATTGTTGTTTCCTTGTAGTTTGATAATTGACTGTCAGTTTTATTAAATGAATCGACATAATTACTTTATTGAAGTTTTCGAGGACTTCTAGGACTTTAAATTCATGATGCCATGGTAAACTCAATATGTGAGCTATTAATTTTCATCACCATTTTTTGTGCCCTCTTTCATTCATGTCTCTTCTCTGCTTCTCTCCAAATGTTGACTTGTAAGATACATTCTTGTAGTGAAATGGGTGCACATTTTTCACCATGTGGAAGATTTTTAGCTGTCTGTGTGGCGTGTATCCTGCCAAACATGGAAACGGATCCAGGGTTCCAAGGCCATGTTCGGCATGATGTAACAGAAGCTTCAACATCTCCAACTAGACATCCAGTTTTAGCACACCAAGTTGTGTATGAGCTAAGGATTTATTCCCTTGAAGCAGCTGCGTGAGTCTCAAAATATCTACCTAGCCTCCAGCTTTCTAAAAGGTTACTCTTTTATTTAAACTGGTACTTTTTCTGCTCATGTAGTTTTGGCTCAGTTCTAGCATCTCGAGCTATCCGAGCTGCTCATTGTTTGACTTCAATACAGGTTAGTTTTATTGCTGAAACTTAAGGTATTGATTTCATAGCATTGTAATGCTCGTTGcattttattgaatgaagaaCTAAGTTTAGATAGTTTGTGTCATAGACTCATAGTGTATATCCTGTTAATTGTAGTAAAAACCATATAATCGTCTTTTTCATGTGGAGGAAGAATTTTCACCTGTGAAGGAAAATTTGTATGATAACTTCGTCCGATTTTCCTTCCATTGTATAAACCAAAATGGCATGTTGACCCATTAAAAACTAAAATAGATGAGTGCGGACATTATAGAATCAAGGGCAATACTCTTGGAATATTTGTGGTTAAGTGGTCCCGCAGTTCTGAAGGTAAATCCTAACTCTAAAATTGGGAATGACCTCTCTATAAGTTTTCTTTTCGTTTTCACCTACTTTTGGAATTGCTTTTCATATTCGTTTTACATGACTGCTTGAAAGGATGATGTAGCTGTTTCTTATTGGATTCATTTTCACCTTTAAAGACTTTCAGTTTTTAACTGCTAGTTGGAGAATTCTACACCTTTCATGAAGTTGTGAATTCCCTTTTCcacattatattatttaaagcTGCTATATTCAGCAACACATTATTTTGCATCTTGATCTGGAAATTGGTGGAGGTGTTTCAATTTATCTCTAAATTTTGGGCATTGTTGATTGTTTTAAACAACCTTTTACATGAAGGCATTTGTTATTCTTGTATTCGTAACTGATTCTGTGGTCATTTCATATAAAGTTAGAAAATTGAAATGTTCACCGAATAAAGGCATTTAAAACCATATTGTGATGGTTAAGTGTTTtgatcatatttaaaatttttttttggtcttTCGTATGCTGGTTGATGTTGTATTGGTAATGAAATGTACTAATTGAAAGATTTGGATTGGCGAGGTGAATGAGAAAAAGGATATTTGTATAGCAGATATATTTCATTTGTGCAGCAGAATGGCACTATATTATGTGGAACAGTGTACATAGCTATTTACCATCTATCATTTTGGCAAAAGATTTTGCTTCATTTAGGAACATCATGTTGGTAGATTGATCCTTGGCCTGATGGTAGATATCCAATATAGATTTGTCATGAAGATCGGAGTTACTGGGTATTGTGCTTTTTGAATATTGTTCAGACATCATAATTGTTTGCTTAGTTGCCAAATTGTTAATGTAAGTGTCAAAAATTTGGACAATTGATTGCAAATCTTTTTGCAATTGTAGTTCTCTCCTACATCAGAGCATCTGCTACTTGCCTACGGCCGGCGCCACAGTTCCCTTCTTAAAAGTGTTGTTATTGATGGAGATCAGACAATGCCAATTTATACTATCCTGGAGGTTAGATATGTGTGCATATTCTAATTGCTACTAATTCTGTGCATACGACCAGTTAATTATAATGTTCCCTGGTAACTGGGTGCTTATTCATTATAACTTCCTTGTTAATTCTTTTGGAAAAGTCATTCCTATATTGGTGTAAAGTTGCTTCTTTGTTCTCTAAGTAATTAccagtgaaaatattttgatcTTAGAATGGAGAGATACCAGGACTTTTGTCACTACATAAATAGTCTGAGAACCCTGGTCCCTGGCCAAAAGCCATTGAAGTACCTTGGCCCTAAGGTAACAGCTGATATGATATCATCAATTCATGGACCATGATTTCAATGCTCCTTGGATGATGATAGAAATCCCAATTCCCAATGATAGTATCGGGAAACTGGGGCACGGGACTGTGAAGCTGAGACAGCTTCTGGTTgcacttaattatttttatttggcggAGGCCGCGGAGGATGGGGTTGGGGGAAGAGGAGATGCATGGTTATTATcagaaaaaatgaatttttgagtGGCATATGTAGGAGTAATAACTTGGAAACTAATGCCTTTTGTTTATCATCTAAAATTACTCAATTGTCGTGATTCACTTGTTGAGGTATACGGATTACAACGACTTGGTGATGAGAAAAAGTGTGTATTGCATTTCTGTTTGAATACTATGTTCAGTTTAAGATATACAAAGTGTTTGCGGAACGCTTTTGTGGTGCAATTTTTACTTTTCTATATCTCTTACACACTGCTAAGAATCTAATTTATCTTGCAGATCTATAGAATTTCCGATATGGAACTTGTGACGGTTCTTCCCAGTGCAGAAGATGAGGTTAATGTGGCCTGTTTCCATCCTGCAGTTGGTGGTGGCTTTGTATATGGAACCAAGGTAGGTTAAACAAGTGTGTCCACTTTTTGGTGTTTCAGATCTTGTTTAGTAGTCTCTAATGTtggttttctttaaaatgttgCAGGAAGGAAAGCTTAGGATTCTTCAGTGTGATATATCCCACGGATTTAATAGTGAAGTATCCTCCATTCCTGATTACAACATGTTTGAGGTATGGGAAGGTTTATTATTGCACTCCTTTGACTCTTCTCCTGCTGTTTTTAAATATACGTCTCAATGAAATAAATGTACTACTCGTGGTGAACTAAGCTAAGGTTAATGAACGAGGGAGGATCGCTAAAAAAATTTAGTGGGTTGTGCTTTTAATCAGTAATTAATTGTCATATTATGGTTATATAAGCATTCTTTCTTAATGATGATACAATCATACCTGCTCTTCAAACTTGACTTATCAAAGGAAAACCTTACTCGAGAATTGAGATGTAGCCGCATCTAGCCTTGACTAACTTCATAATTGTTAATCGCCCTTCGCAACTTCCTCGGGATATTCTTCTAGCTTTACGGATATATCAATAAATGTTCTTATCGTGTGTAGTATTATATTCAAATCCTTACATCGACTTTTGGTTTCTTGGTTGAAGGTTCCGGCATATACAATAGGAGGCTGATTTTTGTGGAGTGAAAGCCTTGAACGAAGGGCTTTGCTGCTTGATTATGGTCAGTCTCacttttttaaatatatgaacGTTGAATGCCATTCTCGTTTTGGTTTTCGTTACACTTGATGTCTATCCATAAGATGCATATATCTACAAACCTATCTGTCAGACACTCTATGAATCGAAATAAAAACAATGCTATCTGTGTTCTTATGTATTCTCTTAGAAATTTGGTTCCAAAAACAGAGCGATGCGACACAGACAATtgttctaaaaaatatatatataaaatttgaatagtCAAGACATGGAATTCATGAAGTgaaatttgtgatttattcGTTCAATTCCGTTGCCACAAATTCATAGCCGCACATGGGATTTAGCATTAAAACACGAAACTTCTTTTTCTCCAGGTAGGCTACCATCACTCGAGGTCTGACGTTGCTAGTGTATCTGCAGCTTGATGTGCTACATCCGAATGGACAAGTGACAAGCCCTTGCATGTACAGAAGTTGGGAATAGTTCGTGCCATGTACAGATCTTTGCAGCTATCATCGCCGATACTGCTAACTTGCAAATAGGCACTTTCTAGTTCGATATTGCTTGAAAATATGAAGTAAATGTATTGCCTATATTTCCAGCTTCTGGTTGTGGTTGACCCATAGTTACAGATCATCAAGAAATGTTGATCAGTTGAAAAATTACACGAAGTGTTTCGCTTTTCCTTTCATTAACTATAAACAGAACTAATTTCTTTGAATTTCTTCTCTTCAGTCATAATATTTCACGATATGTTTCGCATCATTTATAAATAGAACTTACTGTTCGACTTTCTtcgttttttttataatgataTGAAGACATGTTTGGATACTAAATGAGATTTTAGCTGTCAGTTTGAATATATATAAAGGCACAATCACATTTATTTTTCACAGGTCTTCCAGCCTAGCATACATAACTCAAGCAATCCATATGGAACTCACATGAGCTGTGGTCGTAAGGTAAGACCTCCATCGATAACAAATTGGTGCTGTATTATTATAGTCAATTTTTCTATGATGTGTTTCAATCTAAAATAGCCTGATTATCGATGAGCCCGAAGACTCGTGCAGATAAATTTCCAATTCTGGAGTACTAAGTTAACTCAACTAGGTCTCATTAACGAGGTTTCCTTGACCAAAACTAAACATGTAGAATGCATATTGTTCGAGTAGACAATGTTGCTAAGATAGAAATTTTAATCAGCGTACCTGATCCTCTGTGGTTGGTTCTTTAATTGAA includes:
- the LOC140984339 gene encoding uncharacterized protein, producing MTSLSTWPDNSASLTAQSSSNFQPPQRQVTPPDGHSQQSNSRQSNVYNLLARREVSPRTKRTPKRLWGKASSHTDFSGIQCEIAKDAKQELFSWAEAESLLRLSARYCPLLPPPRSTIAAAFSADGKTLASTHGDHTVKIIDYQTGKCLKVLSGHRRTPWVVRFHPLHPEVLASGSLDHEVRLWDAKSADCIGSRDFYRPIASIAFHAQGEILAVASGRKLYIWHYDRRGEASSPRIILRTCRSLRAVHFHPHAAPFLLTAEVNDLDSSDPSMTLATSPGYLRYPPPTIYLADTHSSYRSNYGNEPPIMSIPFLLWPSIGRRDGMSPSQQNNGDANPNASQHMVDSSASVRLLTFSTPSGRYELVLSPIESSSSPVRQDVQNNSLTREMDDAVSQPAVDAMESDMQTEETSNPSFPIGDSAYWEIPFLQGWFIGQTQAGQPALLPQNGGASEGLSSYSAMGNPSSIVPLVIPNNVGTSRVSSRSGSRHRSSRSRTIPTVGSSDVAAFNGIPSDQSNSQPFMNQVQSEVAISLAAAAAAELPCTVKLRIWSHDVKNPCAPLDTKQCLLTIHHAVLCSEMGAHFSPCGRFLAVCVACILPNMETDPGFQGHVRHDVTEASTSPTRHPVLAHQVVYELRIYSLEAAAFGSVLASRAIRAAHCLTSIQFSPTSEHLLLAYGRRHSSLLKSVVIDGDQTMPIYTILEIYRISDMELVTVLPSAEDEVNVACFHPAVGGGFVYGTKEGKLRILQCDISHGFNSEVSSIPDYNMFEVPAYTIGG